The sequence below is a genomic window from Chloroflexota bacterium.
ATCCAGGAACGTGACCATTTCCTGGTAGTGCATGAAGTCGGGCGGCGCGTCGAGCGGCGCGTCAGGCTTGCGCGAGCCGTCGCGGCCCAAGCTTGGGGCTCGAGGAAACGCGTCGTTGACGACGGTTCCTTCACCCTTCGGATCGCCGATGGTGCCGAATACGCCTGGTGCGTTTCCGGCGGGTTCCAGCTCCAGGTGGAAATCCGGGCCATTGAACTCGAACTTGGTGTACCCCCAGGGCGCCGCCCATGAATGCACCTGGTAGCCCACCGCACCGGATTCGAACTGGATCGTACTGACGGCGGTGTCCTCGACCGTAAAGCCAGGACCCTTGGGGCGCGCCACGTTGCTGCCGAACGCGTGGACACTCGTGATCTCACCGACGAGAAAGCGCATGAGATCGGCGTAATGGATGGCCTGGTCTAGCAAGGGGCCGCCCGAGCGAGCTTTGTCAAAAAACCACGGACGGAACCCGCCCGTGAGCGCCGGGGCGCTGAGATAGGTGCACAGCACAAGGCTTACTGTCCGGCCGGCGAGCAGCTCGCGCATTCGCTGAACCGGCGGCAAGTAGCGCATGTTGAATCCGGCCATGCACACGATGCCGCTGTCGCGCACGATGTGGGCCACGGCCTGTGCGTGCTCCAGGGAATCTGCCGGCGGCTTCTCACAGAAGACCGCGACATCTCGCTCAGCCGCCCGCTCGAACACTTGGCGTCGGATCCCCGGCGGCACGCAGATGAGCACGGCGTCCAGCCCGCGCTCCGCATCGAACATGGCGTCGACCGACGGGTATGTGCTGGCGCCGGCCCGGCTTGCCAGCTTGGTGGCTTGGGCGTCGTCGGCATCACATACGGCGACGACGCGATTTCCGGGAATGAACTCCAGGTTTGAGTAGTGGCGCCTGCCAATGCTTCCGGCGCCAATGATGCCGATTGCGAGTTCGTCGGATGGCGTCATGTCAGTACTCCTAGCCGCGAGGCACGCCGGCTTCGCGGAATGCGCCGTCCAAGGTGGCATAGGCGAATTCAGCGGCGGCCACGGGGAGGTAGGCCGGCTTGTTCCAGACCATGCCACTCACCTCCAAGGTGATGAAATCGTCCCAGCCGGCCTCATGCATGGCCCGCACATAGCCGGTCGTGTCCAGCTCGCCTTGGCCGAGCAGCAGCAGGTCGAGGCTGCCGTCGTCGTAGACGCGCGTGTCCGTGACATGGGTATGCCCGGTGATCGGCACCAGCGCCGGCACCGCCTCTTCGACCGTCTCGCCGGCAAGAAAGAAGTGCACCATGTCGAAGTGCAGCTTGACCCGGTCGTGGCCGATCTGGTCGATCAGCCACAGCGCGCGGGTGGTGCGGTCGACGGCGGCGCCGGAGTGGGCCTCGATCGCGAGGTGGAAGCCCTCACGCTCGGCGAGCTCCCCGTACTCCCGACCCGCCGCGGCCAGCGAGTCGCGGATCTTGAGCCATTCGTAGTCCCTTCCGCCAATGCCGAATGCCAGTACCGGCTCGCGGTCGGGAACGAAGTCTCGCACCAGGCCATTGAGCTCGCGAGCGAATTCGAAGTTCGCGGCGTGCTTGGCGGCCTCTGTTTCATGCACGTGAAGGGCCGTGGCGAACGAGGCCGGCACGCCCATGTCGTGATCGGCGAGCAATCCACGAATAGCTGCGCGCCGGTTCGGAGTCATCGCCTCCGGCAGCGAACCGACGTGGCGCGGCCCAGTGCAAATCTCGACGCCGTCGTAGCCGATGTTCGCCAGGATCGGGATGGCGTCCTCGAGCGTGTGCTTCGGCATGGCATAGGTTCCGTAGGCAATCTTCATGTGCTGGAGCTCCGTGTGACTGGGCCGGTGGCCCGGCGGCTGCCGTCGCTTCCGGAGCGAAGGCAGAGAGATTGGATGGCTGTCTTTCGGATCAACGCCGGCAATC
It includes:
- a CDS encoding Gfo/Idh/MocA family oxidoreductase — translated: MTPSDELAIGIIGAGSIGRRHYSNLEFIPGNRVVAVCDADDAQATKLASRAGASTYPSVDAMFDAERGLDAVLICVPPGIRRQVFERAAERDVAVFCEKPPADSLEHAQAVAHIVRDSGIVCMAGFNMRYLPPVQRMRELLAGRTVSLVLCTYLSAPALTGGFRPWFFDKARSGGPLLDQAIHYADLMRFLVGEITSVHAFGSNVARPKGPGFTVEDTAVSTIQFESGAVGYQVHSWAAPWGYTKFEFNGPDFHLELEPAGNAPGVFGTIGDPKGEGTVVNDAFPRAPSLGRDGSRKPDAPLDAPPDFMHYQEMVTFLDAVRTGDTSGILSTYADGMRSLAVVLAMNRSIDSGQVEPVVVPAV
- a CDS encoding sugar phosphate isomerase/epimerase — protein: MKIAYGTYAMPKHTLEDAIPILANIGYDGVEICTGPRHVGSLPEAMTPNRRAAIRGLLADHDMGVPASFATALHVHETEAAKHAANFEFARELNGLVRDFVPDREPVLAFGIGGRDYEWLKIRDSLAAAGREYGELAEREGFHLAIEAHSGAAVDRTTRALWLIDQIGHDRVKLHFDMVHFFLAGETVEEAVPALVPITGHTHVTDTRVYDDGSLDLLLLGQGELDTTGYVRAMHEAGWDDFITLEVSGMVWNKPAYLPVAAAEFAYATLDGAFREAGVPRG